DNA sequence from the Neospora caninum Liverpool complete genome, chromosome VIIa genome:
GGCGccaggtatatatatatatatatatatatataaatatatatgcgtgcatataaatatatatgcacagaTATGGTTATGTTTGTTTCTGTTGCGATGGCACGCCAGATGCGCTTGCGTTTGTTGGGCACGTGTGTGGCTGCAtgctttgtctctgcctgggTCTCACCGGAGTCTGAGTCTCTGCAGGAGAATCGCgagcaggaagacgaggaagatgaggaggCAAATTTGCAGCTGTTTGAAGATCTCGACTGCGAGGAACGGCGGGTAGTCGTAGGAGACCTGGACTTTGTGCTGAAGAATGTAGCGGTCGGGAacaaacgaggaagggaaatgCAGTTTCAGCAGCGGCCGCGAAGTGAAGACATCGAGCCAGGAATggagcgtctccgtcgcctcccaCTCAACCctgcgcggagacgcgacgctGATGTTCTGAGCACCTGAAGGACATCGCGCCGGGGCACAGAACGTCTTTGGAACTAAAAAATCGAAAATACAAACGGCGCATATGCTCACGTCTTCACGACCACGCCGACACACTTGCCTCGAAACCCAAACACGTGAATGCCGCTCATCGGTCCAAACATGCCTGCGTTCACACCTACAGGTGTCCAcctatctacatatatataaatatacataatatatatatatatatatatgttagGGAAACAAATGCATCTGTAAACAGCATCTATATGAATTCTTCGAAGATCAGAGGGCCTCTTGCCCGTCATCACACTCCTGTCTGAATCGAACCTgtctcatatatatatatatatatatatcgagagagcgagaaaattCTGTGCATGCTTGGTTGGTGTAGGCCATGTTTTTCTTCGTAGGCAGAGCACTATTTGGGGGAGCTCggagcaagaaagagagagaagagaaaaggagccACACTCAGAGAGCACCGCCTTGTTTCCTCAACCTACCGAGACAGAGTGCAACATGCGCCAGAACAGTATCCTTatatctgtacatatatctgtacatatatatatatatatatatatatatatgattgtAACCCTTGGCGATTCTGCTACGCGCAACGCCGCCTTTCTCAGGTATGGAGAGAGGCGTATTCTCGACCGCCGTTGTCCTAAGCAtctcgagaagagacagagtaAGGGCGGCTCTCTGCAAATCCCTTATGGATGTGTACTGTGCACACAGACGGGCACCTGTCTACAGAACAGTCGAAATAGAACTCGTTGTTcacgacgcatgcaaaaggGTGTAGAGAAGTCGGTTCAGAAGATGAGGCAGCAGTGGAGCTGTTGAGTTGAAGCAGAAGGTTGCCTACCTGAGGGAAGGGCAATGTTGAGGAAGACATCTTCGGTATAAATATCCCTGAACGGCGGAGCGAGAGTTAAATTGAGGGTGTAGCGATGCGCATCTGCATGCTTGACCACAACCGCCCGCGCAGGCAGATTGTACTGAATTTGGAAGTCTGTGTTCCAGCCTCCGAAAAGCGGAAAGCGTGGATACAGCTGAGccgcagagaaacaaaggagaaaacagaaaaccgATGAAACATCTGCTCCGGCCCCTTCTCGGCGATCCGTTCACCGCCCCCCCCCGTTGCCACGCGTTCCAtatctcttgttctctcgctgtctctccctttctctctctccctcgccccgtttctctctctgtctctctccccgcgaCCGCACGTGACGCAGTTTTGGTCGTGTTCGCCTTCTGAGGGTGAGACCAGCTGCGTCAGGCGTGCCtgtcgctgtttctcgctccccgtttctcccaAAATTTCCGCTCGTCCGTTCGCCTGCCTCTATCTGGCCTTTGCTGACCTCGAGTTCCGTGTAGATCGGGCTGGCTTCAGGTCCAACCCGCGCAGCCCGCGTGGAGGAGATGTTTCCAATTTTGTCGAAAACCTCGAGGGCGAAAGCCCGCTTCGGCAGCGCAGCGACAAGGTGGCTCAGCAGGTGAGACGGCGGAGGCTCTCGCGGCTCGTTCACCCCGTCGCGCTTCATGAACCGCGAAAAGCGTGGAGCTCCAGGCTGAATGCCTTGCAGAGCTGCGGCTGTGATGGCGTCGTAGGAGCCCTGAAAAAACCCAAACCAACATCCACGAACCACCAGTATGCAaatgtacatatataaatatatggatatgtatataagtatatgtacatgtatataagTATATGTACATCtctatataaatatatgtacatctctatataagtatatgtatgtatgtatattgATATGTATATTGATCTGTGGAGATATACGCTCCGATAATATCGCCTGCGCGTGCGAGGCGCatacgagagagaagcgtccTTCGTGTCGGCAGGTTAGCGCCCGAGGGGGCCAAGACGGGACGGCAAGGAGACTTGAATCGAGGGTGGATCTACGTCACGTTGTCACCGAATCTTGTGTGTCGCGCGTCCGTACTTCGAACTTCGCCGCGTCGTTGTGGAGGCGAAACCACTCGTGAAAGAAGATGTTGCCAAAGTGCGAAACCTCGACGAAGCGCTCCGCCGAGAGGAAGTAACCCAAATGCATCGGCAGAGGCATGTGGAGCACGAACGGAGCGCTCATCGCAAAGGGGAGAATGGGGCCAGGAGCGCGGGTCACCCACGGGCCGTCGGGTGGCGCCTCTTGCTCAAAGCCGTACTGCGAAATCGAAATGGAAACGTGAGACGCAGCCATGCGCGCGGgcggaaacaggagaaagcacccgacaggcgcgcgcgcacgtCCCAGTGTCGCGAGGCGGTCTCAGATGTGAGAGTGAAGGAAAGgccgagaacgcgaaacgcCTAAAGACATCTAtacgcggcagagagagaaaccgctAACGTGGTTTCGTTGGCTGGAACTCATCTCCGATGAagccgacacagagagacaggcaagacGCAAACGGAATGGATTCGCCGCCGGAGCGCACACCCGCTGTCGAGTCTTTCCTTACTGTTCGAATGATTCGGTCCGCTCCAGCAGTCCCGAAAGAAACGCCAGGAGCCAAGGCAACAGCTGTCGAACATCCGTGTGGGGCAGGGTACGGCGACGGCCACGCGGAAGTGGAGGCGAAAAGGACCGACTGGACTGCGGCCAAAGGCACCGCTCGGGGCACAGGGCGGTACGCGCGACCTGacgaaaagcagagaaaaccggCGGAACACGTGGAGAGGTAAACTCGAGACACAAACCGGAGATCCGAAGCCTACGGTGAGATACTTCTGAAAAATCCGTTGCTCTCCTCTCACTCTGCATCTTTGTCTCGCTCACCATTCTTTCTCTCTTAATCTtactgttttctctctccctatTCCTCACCTAAGATATAGGAGATCTCGACATATGTTTTGCCTTGCGGCTCCAGTCGCTTCCGGAGTTTCAGATtcaagaggagaggcgggcaCACAtcgttcccctcttctctcttttcctcgccgcttgggtctcgcgcgctgccgctctctcctgaaAGGGAATCGGGCGCTAAGCCTGCGGCACGTTGCAGAACGTGATCGATTTCTTCCACGAGAAGTGCGTcgtgggagagagaagaagtggagTGAGGTGAGAACGAGGAAATGCGCGGGCGCTCCGAGACGGCGTCAAAGGAGACGGGTTTACCTCCCTGCGAAGCAGCCAACCAGCCGACCTGCAAAGaaaagcgcgaagaaaagcggaagaggtccggagagagaaccgcgaTGCTGGCgagacatgcatgcaacccAAAATGAAGCAAGCAGTCGAGGAAGCAGATTCGGACGTTCCGGTTCCTGGAGGCATGCTCCCCCGCAAGATCCTCCCATCTTCCGTTTTACCTTTCTTATCCCCGGCGTCCTgtcttcgtgtctccttctgttcccttctctttccttcttcctttttttgtgTGGTCTTTGGTGTTCACGCGCACCTGCACAGCCTCAtgaaaggggagaagaaaagtgaGGTTTTCAACGGGAGCGGATCCGTGGTTCACCAGCGTTGCCTTCACGGTCACCTTCACTTGGCGCTTCATGtcgaggcgtctctccagctgcaggaagaggaagacaagaaacggAGACCGGAGTCAAGCGCGCGCGTCCAGGAGTCACTTGAGAGAAACAACGAGGCCAAAATTGCGAAAGCGCGAAAAACCACGTTGATTTCACGTTGTGTCTCGTGCGAAATCGCGGTATGCGTTAGGCATCCCGACCCAAAGTGGGCGCGAGGGTTGCAAACTGTcgaaaaggggggaagagTACATCGAAGACCAATTCTCGGTCGCGGGGAAGGGTAATCACTCGCAAGCggcgaaaaggggaaaacacTCTGCATGCCTCGTGAAGGAcgtcgttttctcgtgcCCAATGTCACGATGCAACTTTCTCCGTGttcgctctgtctcgcctgcggTTCCTGCGGGGGGCCAAGGAGACTGCGAAACGGGCTCCAGGGTCATCTTACTTTGTGAATCACGACTCCGGTCTTCATAGCCTTCTCGAGAGTCTCCGAactctcctcgcccctccgcCAGACGTGGCGAGCCTTCTGTTTCATGGTGTCCCGCAGCCGCTCTCCCAGTCGCCTCAGCGAAGCTAAGCTGCACGCAGTGGCGTCGAAGGGGTAAGGCAGCGGATGGTGTAGGTCGGGCGACCGATGCGCAATTTCCAGTGTGTCGAAACGGTAGTTTGCAGCCTcggcgaacggagagaaaccgagcAAAGACGAGCCGGGCCATGCGGGGGCGAACGCAACGGGtagcagaagagagaggagctggagagcaaagagacggcgaggcgacgagaacgaggacTCCGCGCGGGGCTTGAGACAGCCGGAAGGATTTCGCCCGCCGGAGAAGACTGCACGCGTACAAGCTACGAAGAgaccagagaggaaagacaaaagcGAAGAGTGAGAGAAGCCAGCAGAGACCGAGGAGGCAGGGAGCGAGTAAGAGaagtcgctttcctcgctggGGTCTGTCGAGGTCGCGCGGTCGACGATGAGGCTCGTGGCGGCCGCTTTACTTTTTTCGCGCCACCAATAATCCTCAACGCAAGAGCCGCCGAACCGGGCAGAGGCGAATGCGgcagaagggggagacgcggcgaacggagaagaagagggactcgagagagagaaatgcgacggcgagcaggcggaagaaaacaaagaagacggaacGTCAGACGCGGGCGGTTcgcgcgacgaagacggccccgctggagacggcggagacacctggggCGAGTTGGGCGCCATCGTGCtgcgcaggagaggaagaggttGCGAGTGAttgggaagagacaggcgcagaggcggaagaagcgacgctgcgaagaagaaagcgacgcgaCAGCTGGAACTCCCAACGGGGCCGAGAAGCGCAGTGTCTCTGCGGTTCGCGGGctgtgcagagagacagggtgCTTCGCCTCgaacagcgagggagagggaagaaaaaagagaccaAACTCTCGCGCCCTGTTTCAACTCTCGACCGTTCCAGCAACGAAAAGATAAAAAGTTGAAGAACGGACTGCTCGTCACGCTGCACACGAGCCACCCCAGCCACAGTGGTGCACACGACAcagtgcatgcggcgcgaAGGCGTGAAATTTTCACCGGAACCGCATGCGAAAAGCGAACGAACATGCGCTCCCGCGAAACCGCCTTTTCCAGCGCCACGAGCTCTTCAAAACGCAAAAAGAGCAAGAAAGCGCAGCAAACTTTTCAGCACTAGAGGACACACGCGAAAAGAACTTCCCTGTGTGTACCCCTGGCAGCGACCGGATCTACGCGGCCCCTgccgccgcatgcagttttgCGGAGGTCACTTGCGTGCACATTTTTTTTGGCTAGATCTGCGTAAAGCGATATTTGAACGGTTGACCATATTCACTTATTTAAAGATGTCGGATTCCGTACACAATCAAGTGTGGGGGGTCAGACATGAGGACGGATATAGAAATGCAAAGTAACGTTTTTTTAAGCCCGTCCTTCTCCATCCAAtccaatatatatatatatatatatatatatattatgaTACTATATACGACGCATATGTGATGTGTGAATATATTGACGATACATATGGATGTggcatacacatatacatgtcATATATAGGTGAACGATCGATTTGGCGGTAGTGATAGAAAAGCGCCTTGATAGCCCGATTTTACACATCTAGAATGACTGGTCGTTTTGGGTAATCGCATGCGTCCCTGGACCTGTGTTTCGCCGCCTGCAAGAGAAAACCAGAACTGCAGTCGCccgggcgtctctgcgttgcGAAACGAGTTGGTTTTGGTCGTGTGGCTTCGAGTCCCTGTTTCGTcaaggcgagacggacgtttggactgcatgcaggctcTCAGACAACGCCTCGGCGTGCTCTCCTCCGGAGCGTGCAAGGGTTGCAGGTTGTCCTCAGAGCGTTCCTGAGACCAGCTGTTTCTCCTCCTAtgtctgtcgccttctcaggCAAATGCATTCGCTGGAAACCACGCAAGGCCACCGAGCAGCCGTGAGGGTCTGCAGGCCTTTCGTGCCTCCGCAGCGGTTCCCCTAGAGTACAGCTGttgaaaaacagaaaaaggcgcaaaAGCAGAGGTGTATGTGCAGGTGTGTGCACGAGCGTTTCCATGCAAAACTTTCTGTGAAAGTAGATCTGACTCGGTAGATTCTCTCAGGAGAGCACTTTGCCGCCTTTTGTGGGCTTCGACGGGCGTTCGATGCAGAGCGTTAGAGGTCCGGGGGCGCCGACACGCCAGGGTTCAGGCTTTTCGAAACTCCGCTGCCGCGCTTCGATTTTTATCGGCGCGTGAAGAGCCAGAAAACGGTTTTTCTTGGCCACTTATTCAGAAgccgggagaagcgaaagactTGCGTGTCTACGCGAGAAGCACCGGGGAATtctcggctgcatgcgtgaCTCGCCTCGATCCGAGGATCCCGATCTCACGGCTCACAGTCCCAGCGCGAAACTTTGACTTGTAGATGTCTAAAGGAGTGGGGGACTTGGAACTACGCGCACTGCGTCCGCGAATGCACGAAGCATACCGAAAGAAGACCTCGCCCTAtacgccccccccccccccccccgctaCGATCTCCACAGCTCCTCAAACATTTTCAAAACACGGTGGGAATCAAGGAAATGCGGCGGTAGGAAAGAAGGTGTTTTCCCGGGAGGCGTAACAGAGAGTGGTGAAGAATaagagcagaggagaggggagagtCTGCAGTAGAGACAAGTGGTCAGGCGAATGAAAATCGCAAAAACGCGACCTTGACGGGCGAAGTattcgtcttccttcgatCCGGAGCAGAAAGGCAGTTGACAGCCAGCCTCTCGggttgcatgcagttcctctcgccttctttcctctgagagaacagagggaaTCTTGGAGAGCATgcgaggacgaaaagaaaaacgacggaGGCGTGGCAGTAAACGACGGACACGAGGCCGAATCTGAGCAGCTCGAGAGGGCAAGCGAAcgtttttcgttcttcgATGGCCTCGCTACCCTGGGCCGACGCGCGGCTGGTCGAAGTCTGCAATCCCAGACAGAAGTGGAAACCAGGCGAacgatgcatgcaccgaaaacgcggcgaagaaagcgtcTGCGGAACTCCTGCACACCACCAGACAATATGAAAAGCCGCTGCAAACCCAGACGGAGGGGCAGAACCAGCCGAAGCGAAACCGCAGAatctggagaggcggaaggatACGAAAAGAGCAGTTCGTGAAGGCGACCTGGGTTCTCTCCGTAAAACTCGAGAGTCGCCGAGAAAGAACAAACTCCCTCGGTCTTGTCTCTGTGGACAACCGcacgccgctctctgtctctctcaaaGACAGGtcaagagaagggagaaaggaggagcgacacgagggagagagcaggaagagatgcaaagacgggagagaaactcGGACCTACGTTCTGAGAGAGATGCGAGATGAGCATTGAGCTTCTCCATTCTCTGGCGATGCGTCAACTTCAGTCTCTCGTTCacgcgctccttctctctctttttctgggcCAGCCGAAAAGCTTTCTCCGCAGGCGTCCAGTTCGGattctgttcttcctcgagcAGCAGCAAGTCTTCGTCGACTGCACAAAAAGAACGGAACGCGACAAGGACGACGCCGtccctccccttccttttctcatCGCGGTTTTCGgactcttctctgtttcagCTTCGCTTTAGagtgtctcgccgtcttgaCCGAGCGCGGATCGACCGCATCGATCAAGCAGTCTCGCGTGGGATCCCCCTCCTCGAGAACACAACCCCTCGGCCGGATGGAACGAACAGCCCAAACAGGCCGATGAAAAATCCCTTCGTCACGGTGGCCGAggtgcgtctttctcgccttctcgttccccACCTTCGTATTTCTGTGACTTCCTCCCCTCCTTCGTATCCGTCCTTGActgctcctctctgtgtttctccacttttttcAAGTCTTCGTCagttctcttccgcgttttttcctgcgCGCTCTGGGCAAAACGCCGCCGCCtaccttcttcgtcgcctaCGGGGGACCGGTCTCCCTCGGCTCCGTCAGCTTCGCTCGGATCCTTGCCGttctgctcgcctcgctcctcttccgccgtctcggtcttctcccgcttcacCTCGAACTCTTCCtgatcttcttctctcttgcgcttcttcttcttcttcttctcgttcgagGGAAGCGCTCTGCCCTTGAGGGTCAGACGGCCCTGGATCGCGGTGTCGTATCCCGACATTTGTCGAATCGCAACGAGGCTGTCcgcgcagagaaacgaagggagaggcggccgAAACCTGCGAGTGGCTGAAAGTGAAGAGGGGTgcgggggaagaaacgaaagacaaggaagaaaaaaaagaagaaggccgcaGAGAGCAGCGTCGGGTCAGCGGAAACCCCCGAGGAAACTGAGTTTAGGGCCaaaaaacggaggagaaagcgagcgcggagggaaaagagggcgacggcgagtcTGAGctgcagaaaacaaaagaggaaacaaagagaaaagaaaaactaGAGGGGGGCCGACGCAAAAAGAGGGCAAGACGGCCCTTGAGAATGGCCCCTAAAGACAACGATCCAcgtccgttctctctctcgtgagGACGCGACGAGTCTTCGCTTCAGACCGGTTTTCGTCAGGGCGCAGCTTCGCGTTTTATCCCACTGCGACCTGCGTCCTTTCCTAGGCCTTGACTCACAGCGGAGCACTGCGTGGTGAGGACGGATTACAGTACTCACAAAGAACTTGAGTGTCTGGGTCTCATGGAGCCGCATGCAGTATCCGACACCAGAATGAACCACTAGCAAACCGGCGGCGTCGGACTCCCCGAATGTTCCTTCTGAAACTTGGACCCAAACCTACCGAGCTTCTCCGGCCGCAGGCAAGTCCCGCGCAAACGTTAGGCGtcacgagagaaacgccacGCGCGAAAGAGTAGacaaaagcagagacaaaatGGCGGAGACAAAATGGAAGAGACAATGGAGGAGCCAAaaaaggaggggaaggaTTTGTGTCGATGGAGCTTCGTGGAAGCGACGCGCTCTACTCCTCGTGGTCGCGGCGGGCTGCCGATCTGTCCTCGGACAcacagtggaagaagaagatgaggagaagagcgacgacgcctgagaaaaaaacgggCGACCAGACAAGGCAGCAGcgtgagggagagaacgggacgaagaggcgcgtcGGTGAAGGAcgacagaggggaagagggagcGCGGGACAGCACCACTggaaaggcaagagaggcgagacagaagagagcacGAAGGAAGGAACTCTCGAGGCAACCGGACGGGGGAAAGCGAAAGCAGCAAACGACCGGGGAAAGGGGagcgcggaggaagaggcaaaccGGAACAAGAGGCGGAGGCTAAAGGACGCGACAAGCAGCAAACGAAGCACCGTACGTCagcaaagaaagagaacgcatctgaagcgaagaaaggagagaatcAGAACGTGGCAGGCCGGAGGAGAAGATCGAGAAAGAACACTTTCGGCAAGGTGTCCACCAAGGTTCTTCGGAGGCGCAAAGCAAGCGTAGAAAacaagaagacagagacggcgcgaTCCGCTcaagagaaagcgcgcgTTCGTGCgccgagggaaagagactgAACCctcgggaggaagaagctggccAAAGGGGAAGAACGGCAGTTGGGACGAGTTTtgcgcgaaaaaagaggagacacgggcaactgcgaagaaggcacgaaagaaaaacggcAAGTGTCTGGGAtcagaaagaggaaagggcaGCTTACCTGCGATATTCGCGAAGAGGTAGGCCTCGTACTCCAtcgcgtggagagaagagagacagcggatCTGTGCAGAGGAGGTGGGAGAAAGAcccagagaggaggaggatcgacgcaggagaggcgcTTGAGAcggtggagaagagaacgccctcgagaaagagaaggagcgaggaagcgaacgaaggaaggagagaagagaccgagCGGGAGATACACCGGAAAGCAGTGAGACGGCGACAATGAACACGAGGAGGCTCAAGCAAGCACGCCAAAACACACAGATTGGGAAAcccggagaaaaaaaagaccgGTCGAAGAATTTCTCCACACGAGATTGAGACTCAGGAGAGTATTGATCTATTTGTATGCAGGGGGAGACACAGGTGAACGCTCTCTGCAATGCAGACGAATACTGATGCGTGCGGAAGGAGggtgcacagagagaggcagtggAAAGAGTCGGAACTCAGGCGCAGCGcaaagagcggagagaccggacggaagaaaagggacaaaGACCGAGGTTGTCGAAGGGAACAAGAAACAGGGGCAAAAAAAGGACGGAGAACTGACGAGGAGAGATGCACAGGGGCTGACGACTGgtgaaaaagcgagaagagcgcgagggagagtaaaaacaaacgcgagaagggaggacgaggaaaaagagagtcAAAAGAACTCTTCGTGCCGCGGAAGACCATGGAAGGCCCAAACGAGAGTGCACAGAGTGAGGCGCGAAGTCCCCGCCTGCCGTAAtaaaggaagagagaagtaCAGCTTCTCTTCACATTTGAAATTTCCTGTGGAAAGAAAACTGATTATCTCTATTGCGTCCTCTGATGTGAAGTCCAACGTTCTCCGCGTGTGTCTGGCGAAaatgtgcgcatgcaccatCCCGGACACGAGATGAAAAGGTCAGGCTGCGGTCGCCAACTTCATCGCCTTAATAGCCCCAGGCCACAGACCGTTGAGGAGACATCAAGTCGCTGTGTGTCACTTCCTGACTGTTTCCGAGAGTTCTAAGTTTCTTCGTTGTCTCGTTGTTTtgctccatctctctctaccTCCCTCGGTCTTCTGGTCTTCGCCTCCGATTCAGGTTCCAAGAATTTTCCCGCTATTTGCGTCCCTTCCTCAGTTCCTCCGTCCCCGCtgtccctcgcgttttctctaTCTATCTCGATCTTTCTCTCGAACTCGGTCTCTATCCCGGTCTCTAACtcgtgctttctctctccctctctatctgcctctttctctctccatctcgttCTCCCTATCTCCGTCTCTatttgtttccttcttgctATATGTCGCTTCCTATctatctccctctctctatctccctCTATCTCCCTCTCTATATCCCCCTCTATCTccctctctatctctctctctctctcgatctctctctcccgatctctctctctctctcgatctctctctcccgatctctctctctctctcgatctctctctcccgatctctctctctctctcgatctctctctcccgatctctctctctcgatctctctctcccgatctctctctctctcgatctctctcgatctctctctctcgatctctctctctcgatctctctctggaTCTCTATGCTCTCCGGTCCCCGTCGGTTGCTCCGCCGCTTCTGTTTGCACTTTGGGGTTCGGAAGTCGTTTTCCAAGAACTAACGTTGATTACAGAATCCCAAGATAGCACCAGCAATGTCCAGAACTGtataactcaaatcgaatacTATAATGTGTCTGTTTATTCGACTTGAGTTATACAGTTTTCTGGATCGCGGATCATTTGTACAGAGATAATATCTACTTATAATGAGATAATAACAATACATCGTCTAGCTATGATCTTTATGTTCTTAATGGCGGCTGTGTTCGGAGCCGAAGTGAATATCATGATATTCGTACAGCGTGTATACCAATGGTTGTTTCCCAAATTTCTTCCAAATAGATTTCATGGAAGACCTAAAATTCGCATGTTTGACTGATACCTCCAGGCAAAGCACTTGATATTCTGCTTCCAATTCCCCGTGGTAAACACAGTCAACGAATGGCAGAAGGAGCATTTACGTGTTTTGCAGTGTCATCGGAAATAAACTCTAGATTTAGCATTCATCTACAGCTACGGTAACTGCCGCGTTTAAATAGCGGTTaacctttccttttccttaCGTACTCAGGGCATGCAATACCAATCAGATGAAAACTGAAGCTCGACTCCCTGTTACACATCATAAAGTGGGAATCCTAGGCTTATACAAACtacctttttctggggagtataTACTACGAATTGGACTACTTGTTTAGATCTGGATAATTTACTAGATTAAAAGAATTAAAATCTAAGAAATAAATGTTTACTGGCAGTTTTTAGCAGTTAAGGGCCACTTCATACATAATGGTTGTGAAAACACATTGCGGCGAAAATACTGTTTAAAACTATTAATGGGAGAATAGCCAGACGCTAataaaaagaaaaaaggctAGTAGCTCAGCGGTATAGAGCACGCTTTTGATAAGGGCGTGGTTTTCCTGGTTCGATCCCAGGGCGACTTATACCACGCCCCTTATCAAAAGCTTGCTCTATACCGTTGAGCTGCACTAGCCTTATCGGTAGTGCTATTCCACAAGCTTCGGAATGATCTCGGCTCCTTCCGTGTGCTCTCTGACTTCTCTCGATCCTTTCTGGGCTAGAAGGTCGACGGCTTCCGGTTCCCCGCACCGTTCTCGCGCTCTGTAGCTCTCTAGGTATTcacccttctctgcctttccagGTAATTATAATTTGAAACGGTCTTTCTTTCAAATGGAAGCTAGGGGCGCGTGACCGGACCTCTCTCAGCGGTTCGCCACGTTGTCAGAAAGGGCCATCTGCGTTCCTCCAAACCAACTCACTAGGGTAGGCCTCGGAGTGTCCTTCTCCGCTCACCTGCTTGTTTAGGTacaaaaagagcgagacggaagtAGATACGCATATCCACTTTTGAACGGGGAAATCGTTGAAAGGAGAAGTGGGAGCAAGCGTTGTGGAGCGGGTAGCGTACTTGCCAACGAGGAAAATCCGTGGAGAGCCACGAGGGGAGGCCCCCGTAATCCCGTTAGGTTGACACCCTCGAgtgcttttctctgtcgaaggaaaggggaaaccTGCACGTTTCCCTGAGGGTAGGGAAGCCCGCAGTCGTCACCCGAACAATGTGCAGACTTCTCAGCTCCCACTTGGAACTCCCGCATGCCAGTCCACGAATGGGCAAGGAGGAAATGGAGCGGAAACAATGCATGCAGCAAAGCACGCAC
Encoded proteins:
- a CDS encoding Ribophorin I, related produces the protein MSGYDTAIQGRLTLKGRALPSNEKKKKKKRKREEDQEEFEVKREKTETAEEERGEQNGKDPSEADGAEGDRSPVGDEEVDEDLLLLEEEQNPNWTPAEKAFRLAQKKREKERVNERLKLTHRQRMEKLNAHLASLSEPSLLPPLRLSLPNHSQPLPLLRSTMAPNSPQVSPPSPAGPSSSREPPASDVPSSLFSSACSPSHFSLSSPSSSPFAASPPSAAFASARFGGSCVEDYWWREKSKAAATSLIVDRATSTDPSEESDFSYSLPASSVSAGFSHSSLLSFLSGLFVACTRAVFSGGRNPSGCLKPRAESSFSSPRRLFALQLLSLLLPVAFAPAWPGSSLLGFSPFAEAANYRFDTLEIAHRSPDLHHPLPYPFDATACSLASLRRLGERLRDTMKQKARHVWRRGEESSETLEKAMKTGVVIHKLERRLDMKRQVKVTVKATLVNHGSAPVENLTFLLPFHEAVQVGWLAASQGGKPVSFDAVSERPRISSFSPHSTSSLSHDALLVEEIDHVLQRAAGLAPDSLSGESGSARDPSGEEKREEGNDVCPPLLLNLKLRKRLEPQGKTYVEISYILGRAYRPVPRAVPLAAVQSVLFASTSAWPSPYPAPHGCSTAVALAPGVSFGTAGADRIIRTYGFEQEAPPDGPWVTRAPGPILPFAMSAPFVLHMPLPMHLGYFLSAERFVEVSHFGNIFFHEWFRLHNDAAKFEGSYDAITAAALQGIQPGAPRFSRFMKRDGVNEPREPPPSHLLSHLVAALPKRAFALEVFDKIGNISSTRAARVGPEASPIYTELELYPRFPLFGGWNTDFQIQYNLPARAVVVKHADAHRYTLNLTLAPPFRDIYTEDVFLNIALPSVPKTFCAPARCPSGAQNISVASPRRVEWEATETLHSWLDVFTSRPLLKLHFPSSFVPDRYILQHKVQVSYDYPPFLAVEIFKQLQICLLIFLVFLLAILLQRLRLRIASPSEKEEQETEDTALSVMHHLLEVFEEISQRSDDLIEAMRYLAASPSSLQQAKASDLLSQWKTRLDRASKAIDKNLDLLGKEQQDRFFPGLRHCFQVYGRDVEGLANCLRDQEADVRRVAIAQARADLVASELLQHIKHPERQRQAIVESADLSALRERREIKKEN